The following coding sequences are from one Lolium rigidum isolate FL_2022 chromosome 6, APGP_CSIRO_Lrig_0.1, whole genome shotgun sequence window:
- the LOC124665813 gene encoding anthocyanin 3'-O-beta-glucosyltransferase-like yields MAAKDEQQPPLHILFFPFLAPGHLIPMADMAALFASRGVSCTILTTPVNAGIICSAVDHANDDALRSAHCPAIDISVVPFPDVGLPPGVENGMALASQDDRDKFYQAVTQLREPFDRFLADSRPDAVVSDSFFYWSADAAAEHGVPRLAFLGSSMFARSCSDSMLRNNPVKTASNDPDAVVFLPGLPHRVELRRRQMLDPAKRPDHWLMFQRINAADQRSFGEVINSFHALEPAYVEHYQTTLGRRAWLVGPVALASKDKAGRGTSAPSPDAETCIRWLDTKQPGSVVYVSFGSMTSFSPAELRELARGLELSGKNFVWVVGRAGVPDSSEWMPEGFAELMAHGDRGFIVRGWAPQMLILNHPALGGFVTHCGWNSTLEAVSASVPMVTWPRYADQFYNEKLVVEVLKVGVSVGAKDYASSVEAHEVIAGEVIAESIGRLMGSTEEGDAIRKRAKDLGAEARRTVENGGSSYNDVGRLIDELMARRSHAKVGEDISHT; encoded by the coding sequence ATGGCTGCCAAAGATGAGCAGCAGCCACCGCTGCACATCCTCTTCTTCCCGTTCCTAGCCCCCGGCCACCTCATTCCCATGGCCGACATGGCCGCGCTCTTCGCCTCCCGCGGCGTCAGCTGCACAATACTCACCACGCCCGTCAACGCCGGCATCATATGCTCGGCCGTCGACCATGCCAATGACGACGCTCTCCGCAGCGCCCACTGCCCGGCCATCGACATCTCCGTCGTGCCTTTCCCTGACGTCGGCCTACCGCCAGGTGTCGAGAACGGCATGGCCCTTGCGTCCCAGGACGACCGCGACAAGTTCTATCAGGCAGTGACGCAGCTGCGAGAGCCCTTCGACCGGTTCTTGGCCGACTCCCGCCCAGACGCGGTCGTGTCCGACAGTTTCTTCTACTGgtccgcggacgccgccgccgagcacggCGTCCCGCGCCTGGcgttcctcggcagcagcatgtTCGCGCGCTCCTGCAGCGACAGCATGCTGCGCAACAACCCGGTGAAGACCGCCTCCAACGACCCTGACGCCGTTGTTTTCCTGCCAGGCCTGCCGCACCGTGTCGAGCTGCGGCGGCGCCAAATGTTGGACCCGGCCAAGAGGCCGGACCACTGGTTAATGTTCCAGAGGATCAACGCCGCGGACCAGAGGAGCTTCGGCGAGGTGATCAATAGCTTCCACGCCCTGGAGCCAGCCTACGTCGAGCACTATCAGACGACGCTCGGTCGCCGCGCGTGGCTCGTCGGTCCGGTCGCACTCGCCAGCAAGGACAAGGCCGGAAGAGGCACCAGCGCGCCCTCGCCGGACGCGGAAACCTGCATCCGGTGGCTGGACACCAAGCAGCCTGGCTCGGTGGTGTACGTCTCCTTCGGCTCGATGACTAGCTTCTCACCAGCGGAGCTGCGTGAACTCGCTCGCGGCCTCGAACTCTCAGGCAAAAACTTCGTGTGGGTGGTTGGCCGCGCAGGCGTCCCAGACTCTTCAGAGTGGATGCCCGAAGGCTTCGCCGAGCTGATGGCGCACGGCGACCGCGGCTTCATCGTCCGAGGCTGGGCGCCGCAGATGCTCATCCTCAACCACCCAGCCCTCGGTGGCTTCGTCACGCACTGCGGCTGGAACTCCACCCTGGAGGCCGTGAGCGCCAGCGTTCCCATGGTCACGTGGCCGCGCTACGCGGATCAGTTCTACAACGAGAAGCTCGTCGTGGAGGTGCTCAAGGTGGGTGTGAGCGTCGGCGCCAAGGACTACGCATCCTCCGTCGAGGCCcatgaggtgatcgccggcgaggtgatcgctgaATCCATCGGGAGACTGATGGGCAGCACCGAGGAAGGCGATGCGATACGAAAGAGGGCCAAAGATCTCGGCGCGGAGGCACGGAGAACGGTAGAGAACGGCGGATCATCCTACAATGATGTTGGAAGGCTGATAGACGAGTTGATGGCCCGGCGAAGCCATGCGAAGGTTGGAGAAGACATCTCACACACCTGA